CGTGAAGGAATTATTGAGGCTATCGAGTTACTCCGAGCTGCACGTCCTACAGCTGTCAATCTGATGCACGCAATGGATCTTTTGCGGGAGATTACGAAGAGTGGATTAGCTACGTGGCGTGAAGACACTGTCGCTGAAGCTCGGCGAGTTTTTGAAGAGGATGTGGCTCTTTGTGATCGGATTGCTCAAAACGGAGCCGCTCTATTAGAGAATGCAAAGTCTATTCTGACACACTGTAACACCGGAGGTCTTGCAACTGCTGGATGTGGTACAGCTCTTGGTATTATTACAACAGCAGCAAGGTTGAATGACACGCTACATGTCTGGGTAGATGAGACTCGTCCTCTCCTTCAAGGTGCTCGTCTTACGGCATGGGAGCTCAACCAGTCGGGAGTCTCTCATGCACTTATCTGCGATAGTATGGCAGGTTCTTTGATGGCAGAGGGGCGAGTTGATTGCGTCATTGTCGGAGCAGATCGGATTGCAGCAAATGGTGATTTTGCCAATAAAATTGGCACCTACTCATTAGCCGTACTTGCTCACTACCACAAAGTTCCCTTTTATATTGCAGCTCCGCATACGACGATTGACAGCGACTGCCCGAGTGGCAAAGAGATCCCGATTGAGCAACGATCAGCCGAAGAGGTGCGTGGATTTGTGCACACCAACAACACCTTTAGC
The bacterium DNA segment above includes these coding regions:
- the mtnA gene encoding S-methyl-5-thioribose-1-phosphate isomerase, whose amino-acid sequence is MQDLIGMSIRFSDGRLLILDQQKLPEVEEWIECNELEQMISAIQLLKVRGAPAIAVAASLFVGSLAIRGMEREGIIEAIELLRAARPTAVNLMHAMDLLREITKSGLATWREDTVAEARRVFEEDVALCDRIAQNGAALLENAKSILTHCNTGGLATAGCGTALGIITTAARLNDTLHVWVDETRPLLQGARLTAWELNQSGVSHALICDSMAGSLMAEGRVDCVIVGADRIAANGDFANKIGTYSLAVLAHYHKVPFYIAAPHTTIDSDCPSGKEIPIEQRSAEEVRGFVHTNNTFS